AAGGGCCGCGCTGCGGCAGGCCGGGGCGGTGGTCGTGGACGACGAGCGGGAGATGGTGGACGCGCTCACCGCGCTCTCCCGGGTCCAGCTGCGTCCGCACCCGGACCCGGGGCTCGGCATCGTGACCGCCCAGGCCGGGCCGGGGCTGCTGCTGGCGGACCGGGCAGGCACGGACGGCATCCGGACGCCGGAGCTGTCCGAGGCCACGCAGCGCACGCTGGGCGGGCTGCTGCCCCCGCTCACCTACCAGCGCAACCCGGTCGACACCGGCCGGCCCGGCGAGACCTTCGCCCGCGTGCTCGACACCACCGCCGCCGACCCGGAGGTGGACCTGCTGTCCGTCTACGCCCTGACCGAGCCCGACAGCGTCGACCTCGCCTCGGCCGCCCAGGACGCCGGCCTCGGTGCCGATTCCCCGGCCGTGGTGGTCGTCGGCGGCCTCCCCGAGGACGTGGCCGAGCAGCGGGCGCGGCTGCACAAGGCGGGAATTCCGGCACTCACCGGACCGGCGTCCGCCGCCAACGCCGTACGGGCGCTGGTGACCCATGCCCGACTGCGGGCCCTGCCGGTGGACGGGGCCTCGCCGCCGCCGATCGCCACCGTTCCCCCCGGCCCGATGGACGAGGACGCCGCCAAGACCTTCCTCGCCGACCTCGGCATCCGCACCCCGGACCGTGTCGCCTGCGACACCCCCGCCCACGCCCACTACGCCCTGCGCCTGCTGGGCGGGCCCGTCGCGGTCAAGGTGCTCGACGCCGCGATCCTGCACAAGACGGAGGTCGGCGGGGTCCACCTGGGCGTGCGCACCCCCGACGAGCTGGATGCGGCGCTGGACGCCATCGGACGCGACCGGCGCTGTCTGGTCGAGGCCATGGCCCCGGCCGGTGTCGACCTCGTGCTCGGCGTGCGCCGGGACCCCGTGTTCGGGCCGGTCGTGCTGGCGGGGCTGGGCGGTACGGCCACCGAGGCGCTCGCCGACGTGGCGATCCGGCTCGCCCCGCTCCCGGTGGCCGAGGCCGCCTCGATGCCCGACGACCTGGCCGCCCGTGCCCTGCTCGACGGCTGGCGCGGCGGGCCGGTGCTCGACCGCGCCGAGTTCGGGCGGGTCGTGTCCGCCCTCGCCGCCGCCCTGGCCGCGAGCCCCGACACCGCCGAGATCGAGATCAACCCGCTGCGGCTGACTGCCGATGGACTGATAGCCCTGGACGCCGTGATCGTACGCACGGCCGACCGCACCTGAGGAGAACGACCATGCCAAGGCCGAGCAGCAACGGCGCTGTCCCCTGGCCCGCGGAGTACGCCGAGCGCTACACCGCGAAGGGTTACTGGGAGGGCCA
The genomic region above belongs to Streptomyces coeruleorubidus and contains:
- a CDS encoding acetate--CoA ligase family protein — encoded protein: MTTNLMPLFAPEGVVVIGASRQSGKLGAAMARSLAAFPRARALVNARRPDPGEGVYASVAEAAEHVGGRLDLAVLCVPAAGCADALAEAAAAGCRAALICAGGFGEAGPEGEEYAEAVRRVADETGIRLLGPNTSGFFAPHLGLTASFVPAAGQLPAGDVAVVAASGGVNHALAFDLVTAGNGISLGVGIGAGLDVTAADVLEHLAGDGRTTAVALHLETVPDGPRLVAAVRLVAAVKPVVALVVGRSDVGDFARSHTGALATSWRTTRAALRQAGAVVVDDEREMVDALTALSRVQLRPHPDPGLGIVTAQAGPGLLLADRAGTDGIRTPELSEATQRTLGGLLPPLTYQRNPVDTGRPGETFARVLDTTAADPEVDLLSVYALTEPDSVDLASAAQDAGLGADSPAVVVVGGLPEDVAEQRARLHKAGIPALTGPASAANAVRALVTHARLRALPVDGASPPPIATVPPGPMDEDAAKTFLADLGIRTPDRVACDTPAHAHYALRLLGGPVAVKVLDAAILHKTEVGGVHLGVRTPDELDAALDAIGRDRRCLVEAMAPAGVDLVLGVRRDPVFGPVVLAGLGGTATEALADVAIRLAPLPVAEAASMPDDLAARALLDGWRGGPVLDRAEFGRVVSALAAALAASPDTAEIEINPLRLTADGLIALDAVIVRTADRT